The Deinococcus ruber genome window below encodes:
- a CDS encoding deoxyguanosinetriphosphate triphosphohydrolase family protein, with protein sequence MTAPVLAFDWFAPVHVARRYPSELGGAEGDLRDPFERDRARIIHSGAFRRLQGKSQIFAAGWSGYLRTRVTHAMEVAQIARAIASNHGLPGSLAEAAALAHDLGHPPFGHNGEDALNACMAPYGGFEGNAQTYRILTQLEPLTTRHPGVNVTRATLQGILKYPGGKDGHPALYADDAHDDGGWLYGQDTPTDTPLVPVGGSVPPRSIICQVMDWADDIAYSLHDLEDGLSARLLNHRSLISGEVIERVTMRVRRSAAHLPGAADLDTAAVKDLLQGLYARLDDGHSLMPGTARVREVMGGYVRRFVTATSIEVTAGHHQDSAFAFTLLAPSTAQLECAVLKAITQELILRDQRTGVYARQALRIISDLFGVLLDAASHDLDDVRAAILPYETRAALQETSTEAARARLICDFVSGMTDAQASQYHERLFSARQSSPFAPL encoded by the coding sequence ATGACTGCTCCTGTGCTGGCCTTCGACTGGTTCGCCCCGGTTCACGTCGCCCGCCGTTATCCCAGCGAACTGGGCGGTGCCGAGGGCGATCTGCGCGACCCCTTCGAGCGTGACCGCGCCCGCATCATCCACAGCGGGGCGTTCCGGCGACTTCAGGGCAAGAGTCAGATTTTTGCCGCCGGATGGAGCGGCTATTTGCGTACCCGCGTCACGCACGCGATGGAAGTGGCGCAGATTGCGCGGGCCATCGCCAGCAACCACGGACTGCCCGGCAGCCTGGCAGAAGCTGCTGCACTGGCGCACGATCTGGGCCACCCTCCTTTCGGCCATAACGGTGAGGACGCACTAAACGCCTGCATGGCTCCTTACGGCGGCTTCGAGGGCAATGCCCAGACCTACCGCATCCTGACGCAGCTGGAACCGCTGACCACCCGGCACCCCGGCGTGAACGTGACCCGCGCCACCTTGCAGGGCATTCTGAAATATCCCGGCGGCAAGGACGGCCACCCGGCGCTGTACGCCGACGACGCCCACGACGACGGCGGCTGGCTGTACGGCCAGGACACGCCGACCGATACGCCGCTCGTGCCGGTTGGTGGGAGCGTGCCGCCGCGCAGCATCATCTGTCAGGTGATGGACTGGGCCGACGATATCGCCTACAGCCTGCACGATCTGGAAGACGGCCTCTCGGCGCGGCTCCTGAATCACCGCTCGCTGATCAGCGGCGAGGTGATCGAGCGCGTGACCATGCGGGTTCGGCGCAGTGCCGCGCACCTGCCAGGAGCTGCCGACCTCGACACTGCCGCCGTCAAGGACCTTCTTCAGGGTCTGTATGCCCGCCTCGACGACGGCCACAGCCTGATGCCCGGCACTGCCCGCGTGCGCGAGGTGATGGGCGGCTATGTTCGGCGCTTTGTCACGGCCACCAGTATCGAGGTGACGGCGGGGCACCACCAGGACAGCGCCTTTGCCTTCACGCTGCTCGCACCCTCCACGGCTCAACTGGAATGCGCCGTTCTGAAGGCCATCACTCAGGAACTGATTCTGCGCGACCAGCGAACCGGCGTGTATGCGCGGCAGGCGCTCCGCATCATCAGCGATCTGTTCGGCGTGCTGCTCGACGCGGCCAGTCACGACCTCGACGACGTGCGGGCGGCCATCCTGCCCTACGAGACGCGGGCGGCCTTGCAGGAAACCAGCACCGAGGCGGCGCGTGCCCGACTGATCTGCGATTTCGTCAGCGGCATGACCGACGCACAGGCCAGCCAGTATCACGAGCGGCTGTTCAGCGCCCGCCAGTCGTCGCCGTTCGCGCCGCTGTAG
- a CDS encoding pyridoxamine 5'-phosphate oxidase family protein, translating to MAKRLTQLSPHLTDFIERQPIFFVGTAAPDGHVNLSPKGLDSLRVLGPQRVAWLNVTGSGNETAAHLLRLPRMTLMFCAFEGAPLILRLYGSARMVQPGDAEWTAAAELFPDLPGARQIFLLDIELVQTSCGMAVPFMDFRAERHDLNDWAAARAGPALDAYRREKNTVSLDGWPTGLPADDAATQVD from the coding sequence ATGGCAAAACGTCTGACACAGCTCAGCCCGCACCTGACAGACTTCATCGAGCGCCAGCCGATCTTTTTTGTCGGCACTGCCGCCCCCGACGGACACGTCAATCTTTCACCAAAAGGGCTGGACAGTCTGCGGGTGCTGGGGCCACAGCGCGTCGCCTGGCTGAACGTGACCGGAAGCGGCAACGAAACGGCGGCCCACCTGCTGCGTCTGCCCCGCATGACCCTGATGTTCTGCGCGTTCGAGGGTGCGCCGCTGATCCTGCGGCTGTACGGGTCGGCCCGAATGGTGCAGCCCGGTGACGCCGAATGGACAGCGGCGGCAGAGCTGTTTCCAGACCTTCCCGGAGCACGGCAGATCTTTTTGCTGGACATCGAACTGGTCCAGACATCCTGCGGAATGGCGGTGCCCTTCATGGACTTCCGGGCCGAGCGACACGACCTGAACGACTGGGCAGCGGCCAGAGCCGGGCCAGCGCTGGACGCATACCGCCGCGAGAAAAACACCGTCAGTCTGGACGGCTGGCCCACCGGACTACCAGCCGACGACGCAGCCACACAGGTTGACTGA
- the rpmG gene encoding 50S ribosomal protein L33 produces the protein MAKDGPRIIVKMESTAGTGFYYTTTKNRRTTQTKLELRKYDPVAKKHVAFKEKKI, from the coding sequence ATGGCGAAGGATGGCCCACGCATCATCGTGAAGATGGAAAGCACGGCAGGAACGGGCTTCTATTACACCACCACCAAGAACCGCCGCACCACCCAGACCAAGCTGGAACTGCGGAAGTATGACCCAGTTGCCAAGAAGCATGTCGCCTTCAAGGAAAAGAAGATCTGA
- the secE gene encoding preprotein translocase subunit SecE: MNPLIQYFRDARAELGRVTWPNREQVIEGTQAVLVFVIAITLVVYLYDLIFGSLVKLVLP; this comes from the coding sequence ATGAATCCGCTCATCCAATACTTCAGAGATGCCCGCGCCGAGCTGGGTAGAGTGACCTGGCCCAACCGGGAACAGGTGATCGAGGGCACCCAGGCAGTGCTGGTCTTCGTGATCGCCATCACGCTGGTCGTGTACCTCTATGACCTGATCTTCGGGTCGCTGGTGAAGCTGGTGTTGCCGTGA
- the nusG gene encoding transcription termination/antitermination protein NusG, whose translation MSIEWYAVHTYVGQEKMVEKNLKERASKMGMWYTKIYQVLQPSETATEIQDGGKKVQVERLLFPGYVFVQMDIEDDDAPGELGESWEAVRGTPGVTGFVGSATRPVPLSPDEVDRLLRSVGVMQIAPEVPTVRVKVNFKEGDLVRVTAGPFADFSGVVSEVNVPQSKVKVLVSIFGRETPVELDFSQVQKS comes from the coding sequence GTGAGTATCGAATGGTACGCGGTACATACCTACGTCGGCCAGGAAAAGATGGTCGAGAAGAATCTCAAGGAGCGGGCTTCCAAGATGGGCATGTGGTACACCAAGATCTATCAGGTGCTCCAGCCCAGTGAGACCGCCACCGAGATTCAGGACGGCGGCAAGAAGGTGCAGGTCGAGCGGCTGCTGTTTCCCGGCTACGTGTTCGTGCAGATGGACATCGAAGACGATGACGCGCCCGGCGAACTGGGCGAGTCGTGGGAAGCCGTGCGCGGTACGCCCGGCGTGACCGGCTTTGTCGGCAGCGCCACCCGGCCTGTGCCGCTCTCGCCCGATGAGGTTGACCGGCTGCTGCGCTCGGTCGGCGTGATGCAAATTGCGCCGGAAGTGCCCACAGTACGCGTCAAGGTCAATTTCAAGGAAGGCGACCTGGTGCGCGTCACAGCTGGCCCCTTCGCCGATTTCAGCGGCGTGGTCAGCGAAGTGAACGTGCCGCAGTCCAAGGTCAAGGTGCTGGTCAGCATCTTTGGCCGTGAGACCCCGGTCGAGCTGGACTTCTCGCAAGTTCAGAAAAGCTAA
- the rplK gene encoding 50S ribosomal protein L11 produces MKKINGIVKLQLPAGKATPAPPVGPALGQYGANIMEFTKAFNALTADKGDAIIPVEITIFADRSFTFITKTPPMSYLIRKASGIAKGSATPHKAKVGKLNWDQVLEIAKTKMPDLNAGSLEAAANTVAGTARSMGVTVEGGPK; encoded by the coding sequence ATGAAGAAGATCAACGGCATCGTGAAGTTGCAGCTTCCGGCAGGCAAGGCCACCCCGGCCCCGCCCGTCGGTCCGGCGCTCGGCCAGTACGGCGCGAACATCATGGAGTTCACCAAGGCGTTCAATGCCCTGACCGCCGACAAGGGTGACGCGATCATTCCTGTGGAGATCACCATCTTCGCAGACCGCAGCTTCACCTTCATCACCAAGACCCCCCCCATGAGCTACCTGATCCGCAAGGCGTCGGGCATTGCCAAGGGCAGCGCGACCCCCCACAAGGCCAAGGTCGGCAAGCTGAACTGGGATCAGGTGCTGGAAATCGCCAAGACCAAGATGCCCGACCTGAACGCGGGCAGCCTGGAAGCCGCCGCGAACACCGTGGCAGGCACCGCCCGCAGCATGGGCGTGACCGTGGAAGGAGGGCCGAAATGA